TATCTAAACGAAAATGATATTACTGACGACCTTCTCCTTTGAAGAATAGAGCAATACAACTCTTATCATAAGTTACATCATAATAAGACACTGACCAAACTACAATGTTTCTATAAAAAACAGAAATGTATCTGAAACTAGGATAAtataaagtttaaatatatttgacCCAATCATCGCAAGTTTTTGATGGAATTTTTAAGCCTGGATGTCTacaaaaatttttaaatttattttaagccTTCCAAAGCATTCCAAAAACTCCAAGATTTTCCTTCTTTGCCTCTAATTAGAGcttctctttttctttctcCTTGTCTTCCTACTCTTTCTTCTCCTATTACAGTTGAAACACTGGAACATTTTCActcataaatataatatctcCAAGTCTTCTTTTGAATGCTCTTACTTTTGTAGATTTTCTTGCCTTCTCAATAGGTTTAGAACTAGCAATAGTTCTTTTATTGACCTTAAAGACCTTCATTCTAAAacacatttaaataaatctgaCTCTTTTTAATACTTTCTCTGAGAAAATATCTTCAGCTCTTAATTCTCTACTAGACTTTTTTTAGAATATGATTTTTGAAGCTTTTCTTCTTTATGAAAGTCCTTCATTCAATCTTCTTTGTATTTCTCTAACTTAAGCCACCTTTATCGCATTACTTAAAACATCATCTTCATGTAATACATTTTGGATATATTTCATCGAGGGATTTGAAGTTAAAGCTAACAATCTTTCCTCAATTTTTCTATAGTTAATAAGACTCAAATAATGTTTTGCTACAAGTCGCGCCAATTTAGGAGATGTTATTTTAGAGTGAAGTCGCTAAAACATCAAAGCTGTAATGATAGtggatattttaaaaatggtatctgtttatttttctcttatttttgtGTTCTAAGACAGTTATTGGAAATCTTCTCCGACTGACTCCagttaatttttttctttcgATTTTTCTATTACATTAAGGctaacttttaataatttatatttagcaGCATTGgattttttagataaaattgatgtaagagaattaattttaggagTGGATTctctttattgatttagcttttccttttcttttttctccATCTCCACTTATTGCATCAGCTgcatttttttttatttttcttgttttctcaattcatcttcttaattcatttactaGATTATTCTATATACCTTAGCAGGCTTAACCTCAGCTTTAGGCTTCTTAATAAAAGTAGAGGCTGTTCTTTATCTAGCTGTTTCAACTAATTAGGTTCTCAAAAGCAAACCCTCAATTTGAGATTGTGTGCGCAcatgttatttttttaattcattaacaTCTTAATCCCGACTactaaagaaattattttcttgaaCAGTTTTAGGAGTggtttattatgataaaattttgaaagaattattgtttatgGAAACATTTGGTGTTTTAACCTATTGTGCACTATTTGGAAGAGTAgtgaatgaaatttaaagattttgtaattttttcaGATAGTTAGACCTAGTCAGTTCTGCTTTCCCTTTATTGAGTTAAGACTTCATTGACCTAGAAATCTCACAGCAAATTAaggtattttaataatcagaaATTTATTCACAAAAATTTTCACTTTTAACCCAATATCTTAAACTCCGCAATTGTAGATAAACTTATCATATTGATATTtgtaaaaactaaaatattgagACTTTAAGAAccaatttcataaaatcaaaGTCAATTTCTATTGCActtttgatgaataatacaataaatttagtacTCAATTctaatgtattttattttcttcaaatattaattattgttcttcatatttcttactaaaattatatcaataaaattttgcaaacaattacattaataaataaatatgcaatttataaataatgatagcctattcaattttagttCGGAATCgaatgaagaaattgatgTTGTTCCTTCAGAACATCATCTCAATCTACAAACAACAGTAGTTAAAGATAAATTCTACTAGAATCTTTAAAGTTCTATTACAATGCTCAATCAGATGTTGGGATTATCCTAAAATATCCTCAATAAACAAAACACCAAAGAAGATGTATCTAAAAAGATTctgtaattaattacaattgcATCAGAAGGATTAATGCAAATcgaataaatatattccttgatagaattaaaagaattcgGAATTCATTAGAgacattaaaattacaattaagcCCAATCCTACaactcaataaattaaaatacaaccAATATGGttcttgattatttaaacCATTTCatcttgaataaaattttagaaattctaaataaatttcctAATCAAGATAAATAgcaaaatagaaaattctCTATCTATTgctctaaattataatcctGTATAGAAATATTACCTGGTGCTACTAGTGTAATGTAGGATGACttattttctcttaattagtaacatttattttggcaacaattaaaaaaccatatagaaattaaataattagctGATCATGAATAAGTAAGATAATCTTATGACAAAGTGTGTGAGGGTATTCTTCTGGCAAATGCTATGATATCCAAAGGATCTGAATATGAGggataaataaaacaataatttatgtaaGGATTGGGCTTTGTATTTTATgctttgaataaataaaaaatgaaaagtaGAGCAAATCATTTTCTAGCAGATCCTAAAAAGGAAGAGGTTTTTAAGGCTTGGAATCTTCCTGAACAAGGTCTTGTCAAAATGCTCTTGCCAGCTGTGTTTcctttcattaaatttaactagAAGATTTATATTCCAAGATATTTTAGATGTATTTCATCTGAATATATTCTAAACCAATATAAAAGATCcacaatcaataaaattaataatgattgcGGCCTATTTTACCCAGAAAATAGGATTACTTTAGAAGATTTATTGACTAAAAAGGAAAGTTCAGATAGAGTACAAGTTAGAATTCTGTGTCATGAGATCTTAAAGCCAAAGAAGCAATCGTTGTTATAGCAATTTGTaggataaataataaagaatgatactgtttttgataaaattattattcacatacgtaaattaatatatcttaaatttatatagatGGAGGCGGTTTTGTAGCTATGTCTTCTAGATCACATTAAACATACACAAGAAAATGGGCCAATGCTTTGAAAGTACCCATCTTCTCAATAGATTACAGAATGGCACCAAATCATCCTTATCCTGCAGGACTGGATGACTGTTGGTAAGCCtatatgtttattttaacattcattgaataatattataacgTAGTTCCAAATAAGGTTGTATTAGTGGGGGATAGTGCAGGAGGCAATCTAGTTGCTGCATTGACTATTTAAGCCATAAAAGCAGGCGTTAGAGTACCTGATGGTGTATTGTTGGCTTATCCTGCGTTATCTTTGGACATAAAGCAATTCACTCCGAGTTTTTTAGTATCCTTGGATGATTCGTGtataattgttttttctATATAAGTGCTTCACCATACGGTTTTGAAGTTATGTTTAAAGTCATATATTTAAAAGGAATTCAATCCGAATTTGGATCCAATGTTATCCCCGTCTAAAGCTAATGACGATATTCTGAAGAGGTTTCCTAAGACGAGGATATAGGTTGGAACTTATGATCCTTTGCACGACGAGAGTTTTCGGTTGCTATAGAGATTGATACAATTGAATAGAGATGctagattaattgaatattagtCTATGCCTCATGGGTTTTTATCATTTGATGTTATTAATGGCATGAGTGAAGCCAAATAAACAGTGTTGGATGCGTAAGATATTTTATCTGATCTGctgaaatgaattaattaatcttttaatatatataaatcaatttaatgagAGCCTAAAATCATCCACTAATTCACAATCCAACTTTGCCAACACTTTAGAATTTCGAAGATCCAATTGATTAgactaatttatattatttaaatggagCATCTCAAGAAAGAATTGTTTATCCTTTCACATAAAGAAATAAGGATAAAACAAAAAACTAGATTAGAAACAAATATCTGGACCCtgagaataataaaaaaatggcattttttgaatagttacaaaaacatcaataatattaagcaAAGATTGATAAAACTGTCTAATACATTTCATCCTCAAAGAAAGAACCAATTTAACAATCAGTTAGTTCAAATAAGGGATTATACAAAAACACAAGTTTCAAAGGTTCTGAAAGGAATAGGAATTTAAGTCAACGAACTGATTTAACTCCTCAGTCAGTGAAGGAACAATGCATTATTGAAGAGATTGTATAAAATCAAGATCTTATTTCAAAACAAAAGGGCCTATTGGAAAAAGTTTAGGatcttaagaaattaaaattattaaagtaatacAAATTCAATCAGTAATTCtgaattatgtttattatagTTATTACCTACCTGGTGTTGGCAAATCCCCCTACATATTCAACGATACTCATTCGAAATGTACCAATCCAGGGTATTCCAGGAATATAGAAGGAGGAAAGTTTTTCACTAGGTGATTAGTTTACATAAAATCTTCGTCATAATTTGTgttttcaattcatttatttactgagaataaaaattaattgaatatacaAGATTAATTGAGTTAGATTCtttcttttcaaataaaatgtgctaatattttaaaaattaaactattcatggaatcaaaatcaaattacaaCAATGCATAAACTTAGTTAGACAACGAAGGATCATTTGTTGATAAATTAACATTGGAAATGAAACAACTGATCTTCAAGATAGTCACATTGATGTTAAAGATTGAGTCTCAATCAGTGATATTTCAGCTACTGATGAGACtcatttaatatatgtaGTTGAATGCTATCTTATTTAATCgataaatttggaaaatatGGCAGGTGACAACAGTGTCACGCCCATTACATAGTTTTTTcaagtaataattttacatatattagttattttatgattaccccttattttgataaagaCAGTTTCTCATATTTTGTTGTTCTCATGTACGTTTGCTTGTCACTATTCTTGATATCTCTCATGCTTATATGCGTAATCGGTTTTTATTCGaataaacaaaatcaaaGCTTTACTTGGGCAATCGTTATTCTCAGAACACTGATCGAATTTTTTTTGTCAATCTTATTCCTCCCCTTTGTTGATGTCTTCTTGGCTATGTTAGCCTGCTATTAGGATGACTCTGGAGACTTTCAGCATTATCTATTTGATGTGCAATGTTGGGCCAATGTACATATTGTACATGGAATAGTGGCCATCTTAGCTGTAATACTCTTTAGTTCTATCACTTTACTATTCTCAATGGTGTATTATGAAGTCAACTATTTgccataaaatttaaattcaaaaaagcaAAGCAAATGCACAacttatttgttattatatgAATTGGTAATGGTTATATGTTACACTTATATGAATGACAAGCTCTATGAGTATGttcatattctaataatgTTAATAGGCAGTTTCCTTGTGTTTTGGTGTTTTCATGTTGAAAAACCATACAACAATCACGTAATTCAGAAATCCTATTCAATGTTGGTCACATTCCATCTATGGGGTGTCTCTATGCTTTGTTTTGCTAAATATCTTGAGGGAGTTCTATTTTTTGGAGTCATATTTTCTTGGATGGGAGGAC
This window of the Paramecium tetraurelia macronuclear, complete genome genome carries:
- a CDS encoding Lipase → MQFINNDSLFNFSSESNEEIDVVPSEHHLNLQTTVVKDKFYQNLQSSITMLNQMLGLSQNILNKQNTKEDVSKKILQLITIASEGLMQIEQIYSLIELKEFGIHQRHQNYNQAQSYNSINQNTTNMVLDYLNHFILNKILEILNKFPNQDKQQNRKFSIYCSKLQSCIEILPGATSVMQDDLFSLNQQHLFWQQLKNHIEIKQLADHEQVRQSYDKVCEGILLANAMISKGSEYEGQIKQQFMQGLGFVFYALNKQKMKSRANHFLADPKKEEVFKAWNLPEQGLVKMLLPAVFPFIKFNQKIYIPRYFRCISSEYILNQYKRSTINKINNDCGLFYPENRITLEDLLTKKESSDRVQVRILCHEILKPKKQSLLQQFVGQIIKNDTVFDKIIIHIHGGGFVAMSSRSHQTYTRKWANALKVPIFSIDYRMAPNHPYPAGLDDCWQAYMFILTFIEQYYNVVPNKVVLVGDSAGGNLVAALTIQAIKAGVRVPDGVLLAYPALSLDIKQFTPSFLVSLDDSLLHHTVLKLCLKSYIQKEFNPNLDPMLSPSKANDDILKRFPKTRIQVGTYDPLHDESFRLLQRLIQLNRDARLIEYQSMPHGFLSFDVINGMSEAKQTVLDAQDILSDLLK